Proteins from one Armatimonadota bacterium genomic window:
- the gspE gene encoding type II secretion system ATPase GspE, with protein sequence MGIPLGQSLGDLLADSGLLTADQLQQALRECERSGDRLPVVVVRLGFAGEEQVLRYLGERLGLQYVHDVERLLNPEVLLKVPSEFALRHQVLPLQQDDGTLVVATADPLNVSALDDLRLLVSCDIRPVLAPAAEISEAIEQFYMERMFRDMAELQVEEPAIDDLEVSDLEKMASEALVIKLVNLVLHQGIQDRASDIHIEPYETYTRIRYRVDGVLREASSPPRRLHAAIVSRVKILADLNIAERRLPQDGRIRLRFSGRQIDMRVSTVPTLFGEGVVIRLLDKSAGLRELEDLGMPADVLAQYAAIIRRPHGIILVTGPTGSGKTTTLYAALSRIISPERKVITIEDPVEYQLPGANQINVRPAIGLTFAAGLRHIVRQDPDVIMVGEIRDRETADIAIHAALTGHVVFSTLHTNDSAGALTRLLDMGIEPYLAASSVIAVLAQRLVRLVCPHCKQAVELDAEALAELGVEPELRGGFSACRGTGCDRCRGAGYLGRTGVFELLAINDEARSLVLGKASASQIKQRAVAAGMRTLLADAREKVRQGRATVEEVLRVCQRDEI encoded by the coding sequence GCGGCGACCGGCTGCCGGTGGTGGTGGTGCGCCTGGGGTTCGCCGGGGAAGAGCAGGTGCTGCGGTACCTCGGCGAGCGGCTGGGGCTGCAATACGTGCACGACGTCGAGCGGCTGCTCAACCCGGAGGTGTTGCTCAAGGTGCCGAGCGAGTTCGCCCTGCGCCACCAGGTGCTGCCGCTGCAGCAGGACGACGGCACCCTGGTCGTCGCCACCGCCGACCCGCTCAACGTCTCCGCGCTTGACGACCTGCGGCTGCTGGTGAGCTGCGACATCCGTCCGGTGCTGGCGCCCGCGGCCGAGATCTCCGAGGCGATCGAGCAGTTCTACATGGAGCGCATGTTCCGCGACATGGCGGAGCTGCAGGTGGAGGAGCCGGCGATTGACGACCTGGAGGTCTCGGACCTGGAGAAGATGGCGTCCGAAGCCCTGGTGATCAAGCTGGTCAACCTGGTGCTGCACCAGGGGATCCAGGATCGCGCGAGCGACATCCACATCGAGCCCTACGAGACCTACACCCGCATTCGTTACCGCGTGGACGGGGTGCTGCGCGAGGCCTCGTCGCCGCCGCGGCGCCTGCACGCGGCGATCGTGTCGCGGGTGAAGATCCTGGCCGACCTCAATATCGCCGAGCGCCGCCTGCCACAGGACGGGCGCATCCGCCTGCGCTTCTCGGGCCGGCAGATTGACATGCGGGTTTCCACCGTGCCCACCCTGTTCGGCGAAGGCGTGGTCATTCGCCTGCTGGACAAGAGCGCCGGGTTGCGCGAGCTGGAGGACCTGGGCATGCCGGCCGATGTCCTCGCGCAGTACGCCGCCATCATCCGCCGGCCGCACGGCATCATTCTCGTCACCGGGCCCACCGGCAGCGGCAAGACCACCACTCTCTACGCCGCGCTCAGCCGCATCATCTCCCCCGAGCGCAAGGTAATCACCATCGAAGACCCGGTCGAATACCAGTTGCCCGGCGCCAATCAGATCAACGTCCGCCCCGCTATTGGCCTCACCTTCGCCGCCGGTCTGCGCCACATCGTGCGTCAGGACCCGGACGTGATCATGGTCGGCGAGATCCGCGACCGCGAGACGGCGGACATCGCCATTCACGCCGCGCTCACCGGGCACGTCGTCTTCAGCACCCTGCACACCAACGACTCCGCCGGCGCGCTGACGCGACTGCTGGACATGGGCATCGAGCCCTACCTGGCGGCGTCCAGCGTCATCGCGGTGCTGGCGCAGCGCCTGGTGCGCCTGGTCTGCCCCCACTGCAAGCAAGCGGTGGAGCTCGACGCGGAGGCGCTGGCCGAGCTGGGGGTCGAGCCGGAGCTGCGCGGGGGATTCAGCGCCTGTCGCGGGACCGGCTGTGACCGCTGTCGGGGCGCCGGTTATCTCGGGCGCACGGGGGTGTTTGAGTTGTTGGCGATCAACGACGAGGCGCGGTCCCTGGTGCTGGGAAAGGCGTCGGCGTCGCAGATCAAGCAGCGCGCGGTCGCCGCGGGGATGCGGACGCTGCTGGCGGACGCGCGCGAGAAGGTGCGCCAGGGCCGGGCAACGGTGGAGGAAGTGCTGCGCGTATGCCAGCGCGATGAGATCTGA